Proteins found in one uncultured Desulfuromonas sp. genomic segment:
- a CDS encoding zinc dependent phospholipase C family protein: MTAFLTITTGLFVLLLPDCAWAWGFGVHLQLGNRLLENLSLLSPALQHLLTYYSADFLYGSISADITLGKKYTHYLKHCHSWNMGFKVLDAAENDAQRACAYGYLAHLAADTVAHSYMVPFKMIRSYNTVLLNHAYWELRFESQIPDQIWQEARLLAWLDFKQHDQLLRRVLVNTLFSFGTNKRLFNSMLLISRIRRWQKLLQTVDRHSSWVVGEEERKEYLELAFQAVVSILSDENSPFLQADPTGERAINSAQKIRTNLNALWLDGKLPRAHSDQLIQEFKLEFRQAITDPKRLLKLLADQP, encoded by the coding sequence ATGACAGCGTTCCTCACCATCACCACCGGTCTTTTCGTCCTGCTTCTGCCCGATTGCGCCTGGGCATGGGGTTTTGGTGTTCATCTGCAGCTGGGCAACCGTCTGCTGGAAAACCTGTCGCTGCTGTCGCCTGCGCTGCAACACCTGTTGACCTACTATTCGGCGGACTTTCTTTACGGCAGTATCAGCGCCGATATCACCCTGGGGAAAAAATACACTCACTATCTCAAGCACTGCCACAGCTGGAACATGGGCTTCAAAGTCCTTGACGCTGCCGAGAATGATGCCCAGCGGGCTTGTGCCTACGGCTATCTGGCCCACTTGGCCGCCGATACGGTTGCCCATTCTTATATGGTGCCGTTCAAAATGATTCGCAGTTACAATACGGTACTGCTGAACCACGCCTACTGGGAGCTGCGTTTTGAATCGCAAATCCCGGACCAGATCTGGCAGGAAGCGCGCCTGCTCGCTTGGCTGGATTTCAAGCAACACGACCAGCTGTTACGCCGGGTTTTGGTGAATACACTGTTCTCTTTCGGTACCAACAAACGGCTGTTCAATTCCATGCTGCTCATCAGTCGTATCCGGCGCTGGCAAAAGCTGTTGCAAACCGTTGATCGGCACTCAAGTTGGGTCGTCGGTGAAGAGGAACGCAAGGAATATCTGGAGCTGGCCTTTCAAGCTGTTGTCAGTATCCTCAGTGACGAAAACAGTCCTTTTCTGCAGGCCGACCCAACCGGTGAGCGGGCCATTAACAGCGCCCAGAAGATTCGCACCAACCTCAATGCGCTGTGGCTTGACGGTAAACTGCCTCGCGCGCACAGTGATCAGTTAATTCAGGAGTTCAAACTGGAATTCCGCCAGGCAATCACCGACCCCAAACGCCTGCTGAAATTGCTGGCGGATCAACCCTGA